Within Deinococcus actinosclerus, the genomic segment TGGTCATGCAGGCCTGGGGCGACACGCCCGCCGAGACCCAGGCGGACGCAGGGCTGGGCCTGGACGCCGAGACGGTCACCCCCATCCACCTCTCGCGGTAAACAGAGAGGCGGCCCGCTCATCGCGAACCGCCCCCACTTACTTCATCTGCCGTTACACCTTGACGATCCAGCCCTCGGGCGCCTCGCGGTCGCCGGACTGGATGCCGACCAGTTCGTCGTACAGGCGGCGGGTGACTGGCCCGACCTTGGTCTCACTGTGGAACACGTGGAAGGTGTCGCCGTGCTGGATGCCGCCGATGGGCGTGATGACGGCCGCCGTCCCGCACGCGCCCGCCTCGGCGTACTCGTCCAGGCGGTCGATGTACACGTCCCCCTCGACGACGTTCAGGCCCAGGCGGTGCTCGGCCAGCCACAGCAGGCTGTACTTCGTGATGCTGGGCAGGATGCTGGGCGACTTCGGCGTGATGAACGTCTGGCCGTCCTTCGTGATGGCGAAGAAGTTCGCCGCGCCGACCTCCTCGATCTTCGTGTGGGTCGCCGGGTCAAGGTAAATCGCGTCCGCGAAGTGGCGGTCCTTGGCCTGCGCGCCGGGCATCAGGCTCGCGGCGTAGTTCCCGCCGACCTTCGCGGCGCCCGTACCATGCGGCGCGGCGCGGTCGTACTCGCTGGTCATGAAGTTGTGCGGGGTCAGGCCACCCTTGAAGTACGCGCCCACGGGAATGCAGAACACGCCGAACAGGAACTCCGGGGCGCTGCGCACGCCGATGTTGTCGCCGACGCCGATCACGTACGGACGCAGGTACAGCGCGCCGCCGCTGCCGTAGGGGGGCATCCAGCGCTCGTTGGCCTGCACGACCTGACGGCACGCCTCGATGAACTGCTCGGTGCTGACCTCCGGCATGAGCAGGCGGCGGCAGCTGGCCTGCATGCGCGCCGCGTTCTGATCCGGGCGGAAGAGGTTGATGCTGCCGTCCGCCGCGCGGTACGCCTTGAGGCCCTCGAAGCACTGCTGACCGTAGTGCAGCGCCGTTGAGCCCTCACTGATATGCAGCACGTTGTCCAGCGTCAGCGTCCCGGCGTCCCACGCGCCGTCCCGCCAGTGCGACAGGTAGCGCTCGTCGGTGCGGACGTAACTGAATCCCAGCGTGTTCCAGTCGAGATCCACGGGCGGGCGGGCAGTCTGGGTGCTCATGACGCCCATTGTGGCGCACCCCGACCGGGAAGGGTCAAGACTGCCGGACACGCCCCCACGGCACCCCTACAGCTCCACCGGCCCGTGCGGCGTGTCCAGCGTGGCGCGCAGCTCGACCTGCGGGGCCTCCACGACCTCCACCTCACCCTGGAAACGCAGGGCGTCCAGCGCCGCGCGCAGCCCGTCCGGTTCGGGCGAACCCAGCCGCAGGCCCGACAGGCGCACCCCCACGTCCGGCAGCCGCGTGGGCGGCGGCGGCGTCAACCAGTGAATCAGGGACGGCGTGGCCCCACCCCCCGGCAGGCCCCCGTCCGGCGGCACGGTCAGCACCCAGCGGTTCTCCCCGCGCGACAGCGGCAGCGCGTCCGGCCCGCCCGGCACCTCCGGCACCTGCGCCACCCAGTGCACCAGCGCCGGACCGTGCGACAGCCGCTCCTGCATCCCCGGCGTGTCCAGCGCGAACCAGCGGGCCCGCGCGGGCGGCGGCGCGGCCGGATTCACGGCGATCACCTCCAGGTACGCGTCCGGACCCAGCGACAGCAGCAGGTTGTGCGTGCCGAACAGCTCGTGCTCCCCGCCCGGCTGGAGCGGCACGCGCAGGCGACCCTCCAGCCAGTCCCGCCCCTCCGCCAGCGAACGGGCCGCCACCACCAGATGATCCAGACGCGCCCCGCTGCCCGCCACGGCCATCACGCTCCCCGTGGGCGGCTCATGCCGACCGGGTCGTTCAGGACGATCGCGGCGGCCTTCTCGCCGCTTTCCATCGCGCCCTGGATGCCGCTCATGGCGGTGGCCTCGCTGGCGATGATCACGCCCGGTAGAGGCGTCGCGTGGCCGGGCAGGACAGCGGCGTACTCGGGTGGCTGCGGGTACTGCGCGTGACGGATGCGTTCCACGAGCAGGGTGCGCAGCGCCTGCACCTGCGCGGGTGGGTACCAGCGGCCCAGTTCGCCGCGCACGCGGGCGTCCAGCGCGTCGTCATCCAGGTCCGGTTCACCCAGGACCGTCACGGTGAGCAGGTGGCCGCCCGCCGGAGCGCGGCCCGGGACGGCGTTGCTGAGCCAGTGGGCATTGTTGATGAACCCGTCCTCGGCGTTCAGGAGCAGCCGCACCTCCCGGTCGATCTGCTCTGGGCTCGCGTAGTACAGGTACGTGCTGCTCACGCTGCCACGCGCCGCGTCCGCACCGGTCAGGCGGGCCGCGGTGCCCGGATCGGTCGCCACGATCACCTGCCGCGCCTCCAGCTCCCCTGCCGCCGAATGCACCGTCACGTGCCCCGCGTGCGTGCTCAGGCGCTGCACCGGCACGTTCACGCTGACCTCCAGCCCCTGCGCGAGCTGCGCCGTCAGGGCTCCCATGCCCGCGCGGGGCAGCGCCGCGCCGCCGTCCATCAGCATCCGGAAGTAGTACCGGAACAGCCGCGCACTCGTGCCCAGGCTGCGGTCCAGGAAGATCCCCCCGAAGAACGGCCGGAAGAACGCGTCCAGCGCCCCCTCACTGAACCCCTGCCGCCGCAGGTAGCCCTCCGTGGACTCGTCCGCACCACGCAGCAACTCGAACGCCGCGGGTGCCCGCAACCGCAGTGCCAGCGCCGCCACCCGCGCCTTGTCCGCCACGCCCAGCGACCGCGCCGCCAGCGTCCCCGGCAGCGCCGCGAGATCCCCGAACGGACTGCCCAGCGTCTCCCGTTTCTCTCCCCGCACCACCACCGCGCCCGGCGGAATCGCCACCAGATCCAGCGCCCCCAGGTTCACGTGCCGCCGCACCGCCGGGTACGCCGGGAACAGCACCTGATACCCCGCGTCCAGCACGAACCCACCCACCACCCGCGACCGCACGCGCCCCCCGAACTCCGGCGCGGCCTCCAGCACCCGCACCCGCTCCCCCGCCCGCGACAGCACCCGCGCCGCCGTCAGGCCAGCCAACCCAGCACCGACCACCACCACGTCATACATGCGCGCAGGCTACCCCGCGCGCCACACGCCCGACTGAGCGAATGGACGGAAAGTGAAGGGGGGAAGTGGGTTGTGGGCAGTGGGGAGTGATCTTG encodes:
- a CDS encoding branched-chain amino acid aminotransferase, which translates into the protein MSTQTARPPVDLDWNTLGFSYVRTDERYLSHWRDGAWDAGTLTLDNVLHISEGSTALHYGQQCFEGLKAYRAADGSINLFRPDQNAARMQASCRRLLMPEVSTEQFIEACRQVVQANERWMPPYGSGGALYLRPYVIGVGDNIGVRSAPEFLFGVFCIPVGAYFKGGLTPHNFMTSEYDRAAPHGTGAAKVGGNYAASLMPGAQAKDRHFADAIYLDPATHTKIEEVGAANFFAITKDGQTFITPKSPSILPSITKYSLLWLAEHRLGLNVVEGDVYIDRLDEYAEAGACGTAAVITPIGGIQHGDTFHVFHSETKVGPVTRRLYDELVGIQSGDREAPEGWIVKV
- a CDS encoding VOC family protein; translated protein: MAVAGSGARLDHLVVAARSLAEGRDWLEGRLRVPLQPGGEHELFGTHNLLLSLGPDAYLEVIAVNPAAPPPARARWFALDTPGMQERLSHGPALVHWVAQVPEVPGGPDALPLSRGENRWVLTVPPDGGLPGGGATPSLIHWLTPPPPTRLPDVGVRLSGLRLGSPEPDGLRAALDALRFQGEVEVVEAPQVELRATLDTPHGPVEL
- a CDS encoding NAD(P)/FAD-dependent oxidoreductase encodes the protein MYDVVVVGAGLAGLTAARVLSRAGERVRVLEAAPEFGGRVRSRVVGGFVLDAGYQVLFPAYPAVRRHVNLGALDLVAIPPGAVVVRGEKRETLGSPFGDLAALPGTLAARSLGVADKARVAALALRLRAPAAFELLRGADESTEGYLRRQGFSEGALDAFFRPFFGGIFLDRSLGTSARLFRYYFRMLMDGGAALPRAGMGALTAQLAQGLEVSVNVPVQRLSTHAGHVTVHSAAGELEARQVIVATDPGTAARLTGADAARGSVSSTYLYYASPEQIDREVRLLLNAEDGFINNAHWLSNAVPGRAPAGGHLLTVTVLGEPDLDDDALDARVRGELGRWYPPAQVQALRTLLVERIRHAQYPQPPEYAAVLPGHATPLPGVIIASEATAMSGIQGAMESGEKAAAIVLNDPVGMSRPRGA